The proteins below come from a single Neospora caninum Liverpool complete genome, chromosome IX genomic window:
- a CDS encoding putative WD domain, G-beta repeat-containing protein, with protein MATPLSLLSCSPGNSCVDSYPFTLQASFSAPSASPPFLQHVVCNSTASRLCVSSSSRSLLFLDPFTFSPTSEIPFAHASQITHLSFFSSSPHVLASASQDGTVRLWDSRLPSAAPCVGTLRLAPAGSTDAEVWTVSLNSSDSLLATSVKNICWLFDLRGGVKSCSGREEASAQAPCSGRRKKGKDKKAEFGPQNALARVEAHSDTVTALLFHPTADHLLFSGAEDQLVCVYDLTRGKWNGDLPSSSAPAAPGGDSDDLPDEEEDRMMVGCFSHGRPVKNLSVLGPEDDCICVTSPMEDVALWHLSGLAQKFASAEREEEMETDGELNGQRENAGWQIEKKADWQQLRNHPALTVAESGGCIIESFYEHASGRLFLLAGSVEGNLVLFHANLDGLLPAAQFAVPPTRSGHTGLVRDATTIPSSFSSSAAHLAFPAGAPFSSFVVVTCGEDGRLCAWKQELADEEDSRVAPAKQKRLNIRNHRWPKGDSSRDADTPGGSPFNSNHGRCAPY; from the exons ATGGCGACTCcgttgtctctgctctcctgcTCTCCAGGGAACTCTTGTGTCGACAGCTACCCGTTCACGCTCCAggcctccttctctgctccttctgcgtcgcctccctttctccagCATGTCGTATGCAACAGCACCGCGTCTCGACTgtgcgtgtcttcttcctcgcgttccctGCTGTTCCTTGACCCATTCACCTTCTCACCAACTTCCGAAATTCCCTTCGCGCACGCCTCCCAGATCACccatctctccttcttctcctcctcgccgcacgtcctcgcctccgcctcgcaAGACGGAACTGTGCGCCTCTGGGACTCCCGACTGCCGTCGGCTGCGCCGTGCGTGGGGACTCTCCGCCTGGCTCCTGCGGGGAGCACCGACGCGGAAGTCTGGACGGTGTCGCTGAACAGCTCGGATTCGCTGCTCGCGACGAGCGTGAAAAACATCTGCTGGCTCTTCGATCTCCGCGGGGGAGTAAAGTCGTGCTCGGGACGCGAGGAGGCGTCTGCTCAGGCGCCCTGTAGCGggcgacggaagaaaggaaaggacaaAAAGGCCGAGTTCGGCCCGCAAaacgcgctcgcgcgcgtcgaggCGCACTCCGACACGGTCactgctctcctcttccaccCCACTGCTGACcacctcctcttctctggagcAGAAGACCAACTCGTCTGCGTCTACGACCTCACCCGAGGCAAATGGAACGGTGatcttccgtcttcgtccgctcCTGCAGCGCcgggaggcgacagcgacgatctgccggacgaagaagaagaccggATGATGGTCGGATGCTTTTCGCACGGAAGACCGGTGAAGAACCTCTCTGTCCTGGGCCCCGAGGACGACTGCATTTGCGTGACGAGCCCGATGGAAGACGTCGCCCTCTGGCACCTCTCTGGTCTCGCGCAGAAGTTCGCCtccgccgagagagaagaagaaatggagacCGACGGAGAGCTGAACGGACAAAGGGAGAACGCGGGATGGCAaatcgagaagaaggccgacTGGCAACAACTCAGAAACCACCCTGCTCTCACGGtggcagagagcggcggatGCATCATCGAAAGCTTCTACGAACACGCATCCGGCAGACTCTTCCTCCTTGCGG GCAGCGTCGAGGGGAACTTGGTGCTCTTCCACGCGAACCTCGACGGTCTCCTGCCTGCGGCGCAATTCGCCGTCCCGCCGACTCGCTCGGGCCACACTGGCCTCGTCAG AGACGCAACGACGATTccctcctccttttcctcctccgcAGCCCACCTTGCGTTTCCTGCCGgtgcgcctttctcgtccttcgtcgTGGTGACTTGCGGGGAAGACGGACGCCTGTGTGCGTGGAAGCAGGAGCTG gcagacgaagaggactCTCGCGTCGCACCCGCCAAACAGAAGCGCCTGAACATCCGAAACCACCGTTGgccaaaaggagacagcagcagagacgcggacACGCCTGGAGGCTCACCTTTCAATTCGAATCATGGCCGATGTGCACCTTACtga
- a CDS encoding srs domain-containing protein has translation MRTIKMAMMRFATAVAGITVLTGCGRVLADPEIPGTDENICTDGKYLNLALPLGQEILTFKCGPKITTLDPSDPLLVYTENSSPGQGVPLNTVMPGATFQHGQGGSSHTLRVPNSSRPPKETYILYLCKEAGAAGENGPVEANDLSSAAPRRMCLVDIKVAAKSPEGETENGTSPPQGQEDTLPPDVNTCNAGQDKELTVSEPGELKLKCSAGLSFQPEETSAVFDDGDGKCETVQSLTTLVPAAVRSDQKGIVTVGIPRLPSTGNKAICYQCTSGEADNSDTRESSRTETSCKFRITVLSSTSADPESNGDGPIFRGSKSMAAAFFSVVAALATGVMALAF, from the coding sequence ATGAGAACAATCAAGATGGCAATGATGAGATTCGCCACGGCTGTGGCCGGTATTACTGTCTTGACGGGATGCGGCAGGGTTTTAGCTGACCCCGAAATTCCAGGCACTGACGAAAACATTTGCACAGACGGCAAATATTTAAATCTAGCCTTGCCACTTGGTCAGGAAATACTGACTTTCAAGTGTGGCCCTAAGATTACCACTCTTGACCCCTCTGATCCCCTTCTGGTGTATACTGAGAATTCATCGCCAGGGCAAGGAGTACCTCTCAATACCGTAATGCCGGGGGCTACTTTTCAGCACGGCCAGGGCGGAAGTAGCCACACACTCAGAGTTCCCAATTCATCAAGACCTCCCAAGGAAACGTACATTTTATACCTCTGTAAAGAAGCAGGTGCTGCTGGTGAGAATGGCCCGGTCGAAGCGAATGACCTCTCGTCGGCAGCGCCGCGCCGTATGTGCCTTGTCGACATCAAAGTAGCTGCCAAAAGCCCCGAAGGTGAAACCGAAAATGGAACCTCTCCTCCGCAAGGTCAAGAGGACACTTTGCCTCCGGACGTCAATACGTGCAATGCTGGTCAAGACAAGGAACTTACCGTCTCGGAACCAGGCGAGCTGAAGCTGAAATGCAGTGCAGGACTGTCGTTTCAGCCCGAGGAGACGTCCGCTGTATTTGACGATGGAGATGGCAAATGTGAAACCGTACAGTCCCTGACGACGCTCGTTCCTGCAGCTGTGAGATCAGATCAAAAGGGCATCGTTACTGTGGGAAttccgcgtctcccctccACTGGAAACAAAGCCATATGCTACCAGTGCACATCCGGCGAAGCAGACAACAGTGACACGCGCGAAAGCTCACGGACCGAGACAAGCTGCAAGTTCCGAATTACTGTTCTGTCATCTACATCCGCAGACCCCGAATCAAATGGTGACGGGCCGATCTTCCGTGGTTCGAAAAGCATGGCAGCCGCCTTTTTCTCAGTAGTTGCGGCTCTTGCCACTGGTGTCATGGCACTTGCTTTCTAg
- a CDS encoding transmembrane protein 184A, related: MTDSALLEAPALDRGSPLPSPTVSHSAFIDIGWVSALGCVSALVACLLSGISIFLHLAHYAFPSLQKYVVRILLFVPVYAVSSLVILIVPSQFVYIEALRDMWEAVVVYSFFCLILSRCGGEDTCASALSRDPGSVRHPQPVPCLLRVWKKLLRLPATEAALPPLGRRFGQNDVAHAVSGKEKEGPRAERAGEEGSNPASAQTARTPPGFYGREARRDRYGSNRDRRQNAWFGEDSVLMCREDVPTDLAFVKCCKRWILQFIFVKPTMALVSLVMFSVGKYHTFGFQVPYMIIYNISICGALYALGLFYLATRKLPALLFLLVFVPRQLQFHPVAKFFAMKLVIVATWYQAFFLGIIDGMTVRDVTKWTNWLLCIEMPLFALLNAYAYPVLEFLPSAEAHEPHSLSSYDPFQSSSAPGNVTVGKAVSSSTADLPGLDKAQPGVVQGVAIGDVAQGGGSPKPSSPQNGNNFALAASSSSSAFSEVGGAVAAAASKIDATLHVAATTIGRPFHGISCVADPAAREVALRNVKDAVLMSDVVTDAYYNFHAKYNQHALLINEPPPETQSPRESVRDDSPFNSPRSKQTGLSVGAALSSSEPSVPTSAPSAPSLSSLSSSVPSFSLKFVPEAGSRLSSAPASCSSREDPRKKDEFFALFPAEATREAETVEGETCRDSEGHAVHAVRVTSSASHPGVP, encoded by the exons ATGACGGACTCTGCTCTCCTCGAGGCTCCGGCTCTCGACCGGGGAAGCCCCCTGCCCTCTCCGACTGTGTCT CACTCGGCCTTCATCGACATCGGCTGGGTCTCTGCGCtcggctgcgtctctgccctcgttgcttgtctcctctcgggcATTTCGATCTTTCTCCATCTTGCACATTAcgccttcccctcgctgCAAAAATATGTCGTCCGCATTCTCCTGTTTGTTCCTGTCTACGCCG TGTCTTCTCTGGTGATTTTGATTGTGCCGAGTCAGTTTGTGTACATTGAGGCGCTGCGAGACATGTGGGAAGCAGTCGTCGTGTactccttcttctgtttgaTCCTTTCGCGCTGCGGTGGAGAAGACACGTGTGCGAGTGCGCTCAGCCGAGACCCAGGCTCTGTGCGCCATCCGCAGCcggtcccctgtctcctgcgcgtctGGAAGAAACTCCTGCGACTGCCCGCGACGGAGGCTGCGCTGCCTCCGCTCGGACGCCGGTTTGGGCAAAACGacgtggcgcatgcagtgagcgggaaggaaaaggaggggcCGCGTGCCGagcgcgcaggcgaggaaggttCCAACCCCGCCAGCGCACAGACGGCGCGAACCCCTCCAGGCTTCTACGGCCGAGAGGCCAGAAGAGACCGCTACGGTTCCAACCGCGACCGGAGACAGAATGCTTGGTTTGGAGAAGACAGTGTGCTGATGTGCAGAGAAGATGTACCCACTGACCTCGCCTTCGTCAAATGCTGCAAGCGGTGGATTCTCCAGTTCATTTTT GTGAAGCCTACCATGGCGCTCGTCTCGCTGGTCATGTTCAGTGTCGGCAAGTACCACACGTTCGGCTTCCAAGTGCCCTACATGATCATCTACAACATTTCCATCTGTGGCGCTCTCTACGCCCTCGGTTTGTTCTATCTCGCCACGCGCAAGCTCCCCGCTCTG CTGTTTCTTCTGGTGTTTGTCCCTCGACAGCTCCAGTTCCACCCTGTGGCGAAGTTCTTCGCGATGAAGCTGGTAATTGTCGCGACGTGGTACCAGGCCTTCTTCCTTGGCATCATCGACGGAATGACCGTCCGAGATGTGACA aAGTGGACGAACTGGCTCTTGTGCATCGAGATGCCGTTGTTCGCGTTGCTGAACGCGTACGCCTACCCCGTCCTCGAGTTCCTGCCGTCTGCGGAGGCGCATGAGCCCCACAGCCTGTCCAGCTACGATCCCTTccagtcttcttctgccCCCGGCAATGTCACTGTCGGCaaggctgtctcttcctcaaCTGCTGATCTGCCAG GCCTCGACAAGGCGCAGCCGGGAGTCGTCCAGGGCGTGGCGATCGGAGACGTAGCGCAAGGGGGGGGAAGCCCAAAGCCGTCTTCGCCCCAGAACGGAAACAATTTCGCGCTCGcagcctcttcctcgagttCCGCCTTCAGCGAAGtcggcggcgccgtcgcggctGCAGCTTCCAAGATCGACGCGACTCTCCACGTCGCCGCGACGACGATCGGACGGCCCTTCCATG GCATCAGCTGCGTCGCGGATCCTGCGGCGCGCGAAGTGGCTCTGCGAAACGTGAAAGACGCCGTCCTTATGTCAGACGTGGTCACTGACGCCTACTACAATTTCCACGCAAAGTACAACCAACATGCGCTGCTTATCAATGAACCGCCG CCGGAAACTCAGAGTCCTCGAGAGAGCGTGCGCGATGACAGTCCTTTCAATTCCCCCCGGTCCAAGCAGACTGGGCTCTCTGTGGGGGCGGCGCTGAGTTCTTCCGAGCCTTCGGTTCCGActtctgcgccttccgctccttctctctcttctctctcctcttccgtgccctcgttttctctcaagTTCGTGCCTGAAGCAGGCTCCCGCTTGTCGTCCGCGCCGGCTTCCTGCTCGTCGCGCGAAGACcccaggaagaaagacgagtttttcgcgctcttccctgcggaggcgacgcgagaggctgAGACagtcgagggcgagacgtgccgagacagcgaaggccaCGCCGTGCATGCGGTGCGCGTCACGTCCAGCGCGTCTCATCCCGGGGTACCgtga
- a CDS encoding putative RNA helicase-1 translates to MTPLGPKIRHVLGYPFRKIVRTLRAAGASVGRKVTSWTSGFIWKRRWTALVAETVAQMKKERKQEKEERQGCAAVAPFVTNPHALPTSLGALSAEMLDALTGLFPPQQPVEMKSKVTGSSITVRFLETVGVSSYGSVLIRCQSSAEAEECSLEAFPVTNPSLRSSATVRRQYLRAMKQLKTASGPSQVGIPRDLLVLKSARGSWCPQRPRDAFAFPNVFFKRSLQAEKLREVLTHMAAATDPGGQRTAHDARVSLTKQVHKGVSLASPTLCRHGNINIDSIFVTVDGIVHLQPPVAECPSPEQSSVAADRHESTAEAAAEETDQDREILAPAEEPISDDLALAIVFTHIWCPLRNFEDVAYELTLLNRFEREVPEEFFERCASPPDAIEVLIAMLAL, encoded by the coding sequence ATGACTCCTCTAGGACCGAAAATCCGGCATGTTCTGGGATATCCGTTCCGTAAGATTGTCCGCACGTTGCGGGCGGCTGGCGCCAGCGTTGGACGCAAGGTGACGTCATGGACGTCGGGTTTCATTTGGAAAAGGCGCTGGACGGCGCTCGTCGCCGAGACGGTCGCAcagatgaagaaggaaaggaaacaggagaaggaagagcgacagggCTGCGCCGCGGTAGCCCCCTTTGTAACGAATCCTCACGCGCTGCCGACGTCGCTGGGGGCACTTTCGGCGGAGATGTTGGACGCGCTGACCGGGCTGTTCCCGCCTCAGCAACCTGTCGAGATGAAGTCGAAAGTGACAGGCTCCTCCATCACAGTCAGGTTCTTGGAAACTGTGGGTGTCTCTTCGTACGGAAGCGTTTTGATCAGATGCCAGAGCTCCGCCGAAGCGGAAGAATGCTCTCTTGAGGCGTTCCCCGTTACAAATCCTTCATTGCGCTCGAGTGCAACCGTCAGGAGGCAGTATCTAAGAGCAATGAAGCAACTCAAAACTGCGTCAGGGCCCTCACAGGTCGGCATCCCCCGAGATCTTCTCGTGCTGAAAAGCGCCCGAGGCAGCTGGTGTCCTCAACGTCCTAGGGATGCCTTTGCGTTTCCGAATGTGTTCTTCAAGCGGTCTCTCCAGGCTGAAAAGCTCCGAGAAGTTCTGACGCACATGGCAGCCGCCACAGACCCCGGGGGGCAACGGACGGCGCATGACGCTCGAGTCTCCCTGACGAAGCAAGTGCACAAGGGTGTATCGCTCGCTTCCCCAACTCTGTGTCGACACGGAAACATCAACATTGACAGCATCTTTGTCACGGTCGATGGCATTGTGCACCTGCAACCGCCCGTTGCAGAGTGTCCGTCGCCTGAACAGTCCTCCGTTGCAGCAGATCGTCATGAAAGCACTGCAGAGGCCGCGGCGGAAGAAACTGAccaagacagagaaataCTAGCGCCCGCGGAGGAACCCATCAGCGACGACCTTGCGCTCGCCATTGTCTTTACGCATATTTGGTGTCCCCTCCGGAACTTCGAAGATGTTGCCTACGAACTGACGTTACTCAATCGTTTCGAACGCGAGGTCCCAGAAGAGTTCTTCGAACGATGTGCTTCGCCGCCAGATGCTATCGAAGTCTTGATCGCGATGTTGGCTTTGTGA